A window of the Aeromicrobium phoceense genome harbors these coding sequences:
- a CDS encoding DUF58 domain-containing protein — translation MWLTGRSVALIAAAVVSLLLAAIAGIPALLYVTGLCAGLVAVAVVLALLARPRLDLTRTVVPAIVEPDEVVEVEIRVGVRSGVPVVAGHWRDRLPSTVLGEATGTVPVTDGPYATVGYEVRGRRRGSHELGPFSVIVGDAFGLVQRSLSTSDRDRFIVLPRRSPLDVRVGPAGATDGATRLHPTSGLGQDDVIARPYLPGDALKRWHWKATAHHGEPMVRQEESELRPSVLVVLDADPRVHDQAGFEWSISAAASVVAHYGTRGFDVDLATGAQAVSLESGHGLQDALVVLALAEPDSTPLVIPARERTTFVMTGSLDTTSAARLLDAVPSRDTIAFVARGTTEGGRDVLAAAGWHVVARDAGDGLEQAWLAATGVASS, via the coding sequence ATGTGGCTCACCGGACGCTCCGTCGCTTTGATCGCGGCCGCGGTGGTGAGCCTCCTGCTGGCCGCCATCGCCGGCATCCCCGCCCTCCTGTACGTCACGGGCCTGTGTGCCGGACTCGTGGCCGTGGCGGTCGTCCTGGCGCTCCTGGCCCGTCCCCGTCTCGACCTCACGCGCACCGTGGTGCCGGCGATCGTCGAGCCCGACGAGGTCGTGGAGGTCGAGATCCGGGTCGGCGTGCGGTCCGGGGTCCCGGTCGTCGCCGGTCACTGGCGCGACCGTCTCCCGAGCACCGTGCTGGGCGAGGCCACGGGCACGGTCCCGGTCACCGACGGCCCGTACGCCACGGTCGGGTACGAGGTGCGGGGCCGCCGTCGGGGCAGCCACGAGCTCGGTCCCTTCTCGGTCATCGTGGGCGACGCGTTCGGCCTCGTGCAGCGCTCGCTGAGCACCAGCGACCGCGACCGCTTCATCGTCCTGCCCCGCCGCAGCCCGCTCGACGTCCGCGTGGGCCCGGCAGGAGCCACCGACGGCGCCACGCGGCTGCACCCCACCTCCGGACTGGGCCAGGACGACGTGATCGCGCGCCCCTACCTGCCCGGCGACGCGCTGAAGCGCTGGCACTGGAAGGCGACCGCGCACCACGGCGAGCCGATGGTCCGGCAGGAGGAGTCCGAGCTGCGCCCCAGCGTGCTCGTCGTCCTCGACGCCGACCCGCGGGTGCACGACCAGGCGGGCTTCGAGTGGAGCATCTCGGCGGCCGCCTCGGTCGTCGCGCACTACGGCACGCGCGGCTTCGACGTCGACCTCGCGACCGGTGCACAGGCCGTGTCGCTGGAGTCCGGGCACGGCCTGCAGGACGCCCTCGTCGTGCTGGCGCTGGCCGAGCCCGACTCGACGCCGCTGGTCATCCCGGCGCGCGAGCGGACCACATTCGTGATGACCGGATCGCTCGACACCACGTCCGCCGCCCGGCTCCTCGACGCCGTGCCGTCGCGCGACACGATCGCGTTCGTCGCCCGCGGGACCACCGAGGGTGGACGCGACGTCCTCGCGGCCGCTGGGTGGCACGTCGTCGCGCGGGACGCCGGCGACGGGCTCGAGCAGGCCTGGCTGGCCGCCACCGGGGTGGCGTCGTCATGA
- a CDS encoding PHP domain-containing protein, translating to MDPVEALRETAFWLERERASSYRVEAFRKAAAALADLTAEDVAERAGAGALARMKGLGPRTITVVEQSLAGEVPTYLADLRERNTEPLAEGGAELRALLRGDLHSHTDWSDGGSPIDEMARAAAWRGREYQAITDHSPRLTVANGLSRERLEVQLEVIADVNVSDPGVTLLTGIEVDILDDGALDQDDDLLARLDVVVASVHSKLRMDSGAMTRRMVAAVSNPHTDVLGHCTGRLVEGSRGTRKQSQFDAEQVFRACADHGVAVEINSRTERQDPPDELIDLANELGCLFSIDTDAHAPGQLDFLDHGAERAAARGLDPDRIVTTWPLERLRDWLSR from the coding sequence GTGGACCCCGTCGAGGCGCTGCGCGAGACCGCGTTCTGGTTGGAGCGCGAGCGCGCGTCCAGCTACCGGGTCGAGGCGTTCAGGAAGGCCGCCGCAGCACTGGCCGACCTGACCGCCGAGGACGTCGCCGAGCGCGCTGGCGCCGGCGCGCTCGCCCGGATGAAGGGCCTCGGCCCGCGCACCATCACGGTCGTGGAGCAGTCTCTCGCAGGCGAGGTCCCCACGTACCTGGCCGACCTCCGCGAGCGCAACACCGAGCCGCTCGCCGAGGGCGGTGCCGAGCTGCGGGCGCTGCTGCGCGGTGACCTGCACAGCCACACCGACTGGTCCGACGGCGGCAGCCCGATCGACGAGATGGCCCGCGCGGCCGCCTGGCGTGGCCGGGAGTACCAGGCGATCACCGACCACTCGCCGCGGCTCACGGTGGCGAACGGGCTGAGCCGCGAGCGGCTGGAGGTGCAGCTCGAGGTCATCGCCGACGTGAACGTGAGCGACCCCGGCGTGACCCTGCTGACCGGCATCGAGGTCGACATCCTCGACGACGGCGCGCTCGACCAGGACGACGACCTCCTCGCACGGCTCGACGTGGTGGTCGCGAGCGTGCACTCGAAGCTGCGGATGGACTCCGGTGCGATGACCCGGCGGATGGTGGCGGCCGTGTCGAACCCCCACACCGACGTCCTGGGGCACTGCACGGGTCGTCTCGTCGAGGGCTCCCGCGGCACGCGCAAGCAGTCGCAGTTCGACGCCGAGCAGGTCTTCCGCGCGTGCGCCGACCACGGCGTCGCCGTCGAGATCAACTCGCGCACCGAGCGGCAGGACCCGCCCGACGAGCTCATCGACCTGGCCAACGAGCTCGGCTGCCTGTTCTCGATCGACACCGACGCGCATGCGCCGGGTCAGCTGGACTTCCTCGACCACGGCGCCGAGCGCGCGGCGGCGCGTGGACTTGATCCCGACCGCATCGTCACGACCTGGCCGCTGGAGCGGCTGCGCGACTGGCTGAGCCGCTGA
- a CDS encoding LysE/ArgO family amino acid transporter — translation MVNPFLTGMVTGLSLIVVIGAQNAFVLRQGIRRAHVAIVVAICAVSDLVLILAGVAGIGAIVDRAGWVIDVVTWLGVAFLVWYGIGSIRRAFRPEQLEATGRAAGTVRTIALQALALTWLNPHVYLDTVVLLGSIAQTHGPVGRWWFGAGASVGSVAWFSALGFGATRLAPLLARPRAWQVLDLLIGLVMFVIAASLVW, via the coding sequence GTGGTGAACCCCTTCCTGACCGGCATGGTGACCGGCCTCTCCCTCATCGTCGTGATCGGCGCGCAGAACGCCTTCGTCCTCCGGCAGGGGATCCGACGCGCCCACGTGGCGATCGTGGTCGCGATCTGCGCGGTCTCGGACCTCGTGCTGATCCTGGCGGGAGTCGCCGGCATCGGCGCGATCGTCGACCGTGCCGGCTGGGTGATCGACGTCGTCACGTGGCTCGGCGTCGCCTTCCTGGTCTGGTACGGCATCGGCTCGATCCGCCGCGCGTTCCGGCCGGAGCAGCTTGAGGCCACCGGACGGGCGGCCGGCACGGTCCGCACCATCGCGCTTCAGGCGCTGGCGCTCACCTGGCTCAACCCGCACGTCTACCTCGACACCGTGGTGCTGCTCGGCTCGATCGCGCAGACCCACGGTCCCGTGGGTCGCTGGTGGTTCGGGGCGGGTGCCTCGGTGGGCAGCGTCGCGTGGTTCTCCGCGCTGGGCTTCGGGGCCACGCGCCTGGCGCCGTTGCTGGCCCGGCCGCGCGCGTGGCAGGTGCTCGACCTGCTGATCGGCCTGGTCATGTTCGTCATCGCCGCCTCCCTGGTCTGGTGA
- a CDS encoding HNH endonuclease signature motif containing protein has product MFRARTDDEAFADVRREQARAEYATWNLVLNHFERATKLVDAADQAPVSKQHGRSAVVLDMAQQLAISEQRTWGILHEARTLRDRTPRVWATFRVGRIDAAKAGTIAALVEKLRTPEAVAAVDHAAVEYAESHTLGELRSWLRRLRARLEPEQVETEAARATEERRVNVVHLDDGTSWLNALLPTGVAVAVADRLTRAARALPAIDGETGERDRRTRDQKQADLLAHWLTSCTGTETEIHAEIAISIAATDLIGLTDGPGLTLDGEPVSSEWVRELAQSEHTEFRRLVLDPVGRVMDTAVLAYRPPQSLREALRWRDGTCRVAGCRTPARSTDLDHELAYDRGGTTSADNLRCLCRRHHNMKSHGHLDDRHLDRAMEHVERYRVA; this is encoded by the coding sequence ATGTTCAGGGCCCGGACCGACGACGAGGCGTTCGCTGACGTTCGTCGCGAGCAGGCACGAGCCGAGTACGCCACGTGGAATCTCGTCCTGAACCACTTCGAGCGGGCGACGAAGCTGGTGGACGCCGCCGATCAGGCACCGGTGTCCAAGCAGCACGGCCGCAGCGCAGTGGTGCTCGACATGGCGCAGCAGCTTGCCATCTCGGAGCAGCGCACGTGGGGCATCCTCCACGAGGCGCGCACCCTCCGCGATCGCACGCCGCGCGTCTGGGCCACGTTCCGCGTCGGACGCATCGATGCTGCGAAGGCCGGCACGATCGCCGCCCTCGTCGAGAAGCTCCGCACGCCCGAGGCCGTCGCGGCGGTCGACCACGCGGCCGTCGAGTACGCAGAGTCCCACACGCTCGGCGAGCTGCGGTCGTGGCTCCGGCGCCTCCGTGCGCGGCTCGAGCCCGAGCAGGTGGAGACCGAGGCCGCTCGCGCCACCGAGGAGCGCCGCGTCAACGTCGTCCATCTCGACGACGGCACGTCATGGCTGAACGCGCTCCTGCCCACCGGAGTCGCCGTGGCGGTCGCCGACCGTCTGACGCGCGCCGCGCGGGCCCTCCCGGCCATCGACGGCGAGACGGGCGAGCGCGACCGTCGCACGCGCGACCAGAAGCAGGCCGACCTGCTCGCGCACTGGCTCACCTCCTGCACCGGCACCGAGACCGAGATCCACGCCGAGATCGCGATCAGCATCGCCGCCACCGACCTCATCGGGCTCACCGACGGACCTGGCCTCACGCTGGACGGCGAGCCGGTGAGCAGCGAGTGGGTCCGCGAGCTCGCCCAGTCCGAGCACACGGAGTTCCGGCGTCTCGTCCTCGATCCGGTCGGACGGGTGATGGACACGGCGGTCCTGGCGTACCGGCCACCGCAGTCATTGAGGGAGGCGTTGCGGTGGCGCGACGGCACCTGCCGGGTGGCCGGCTGCCGGACCCCGGCGCGCAGCACCGACCTCGACCACGAGCTCGCGTACGACCGCGGCGGCACCACGTCGGCGGACAACCTGCGCTGCCTGTGCCGACGGCACCACAACATGAAGTCCCACGGACACCTCGACGACCGGCACCTCGACCGGGCGATGGAGCACGTCGAGCGCTACCGCGTGGCCTAG
- a CDS encoding AAA family ATPase has protein sequence MDFAAAAQSVLDNVAKVIDGKEHAIETALVVMLAEGHLLIEDVPGVGKTALARALARSVDGSVRRIQFTPDLLPSDVTGVSVFNQARSEFEFKPGAVFANIVLGDEINRASPKTQSALLEAMEERQVSVDGTTYPLPAPFMVVATQNPFEMEGTYILPEAQRDRFMARISLGYPDVEAELAMLRDRDVRDPAALLEPVILVDDLQQMVTHARSIHVAESVERYVVALARATRESGDLRLGASPRATLQLVRAAKALAAVRDREFVLPDDVVELAPVVLSHRLVPLRGGGSSDEIVADVLRRVPV, from the coding sequence ATGGACTTCGCCGCGGCTGCTCAGTCCGTGCTCGACAACGTCGCCAAGGTGATCGACGGCAAGGAGCACGCGATCGAGACCGCCCTCGTGGTGATGCTCGCGGAGGGTCACCTGCTGATCGAGGACGTCCCCGGCGTCGGCAAGACGGCGCTCGCCCGGGCGCTGGCGCGATCGGTCGACGGGTCGGTGCGCCGCATCCAGTTCACGCCCGACCTGCTGCCGTCCGACGTCACCGGCGTCTCGGTGTTCAACCAGGCCAGGTCGGAGTTCGAGTTCAAGCCCGGCGCGGTGTTCGCGAACATCGTGCTCGGCGACGAGATCAACCGCGCCTCGCCGAAGACGCAGTCCGCGCTGCTCGAGGCGATGGAGGAGCGGCAGGTCTCGGTCGACGGCACCACCTACCCGCTGCCCGCGCCGTTCATGGTCGTGGCCACCCAGAACCCCTTCGAGATGGAGGGGACGTACATCCTCCCGGAGGCCCAGCGCGACCGGTTCATGGCGCGCATCTCGCTGGGCTACCCCGACGTCGAGGCCGAGCTGGCGATGCTGCGCGACCGTGACGTCAGAGATCCTGCCGCGCTGCTCGAGCCGGTGATCCTCGTCGACGACCTCCAGCAGATGGTCACCCACGCACGAAGCATCCACGTGGCCGAGTCCGTCGAGCGCTACGTCGTCGCCCTCGCCCGCGCCACGCGCGAGTCCGGCGACCTGCGGCTCGGTGCGAGCCCGCGCGCCACGCTCCAGCTCGTCCGTGCGGCCAAGGCCCTCGCCGCGGTCCGCGACCGCGAGTTCGTCCTGCCCGACGACGTCGTCGAGCTCGCCCCGGTGGTGCTCAGCCACCGCCTCGTCCCCCTCCGCGGCGGTGGGAGCTCGGACGAGATCGTGGCCGACGTCCTGCGCCGGGTCCCGGTCTGA
- a CDS encoding LysR family transcriptional regulator ArgP, producing the protein MFLHDVKECLTGAVDLSPAQLAALVAIADTGSFEAAAARLHVTPSAVSQRIRALESSVGRVLVGRGTPCVPTDAGADLVRLGRQLELVFAEAWHEGPTDLALAVNADSLATWFRPVLAEVATWEGVALRLRVEDEGHSHDLLRRGEVVAAVTSDPSPVQGCSVTPLGAMRYLPVAHPRLLGPGGRPDWSAMPMVVFNAKDRLQHEQLRRHTDTDPAVVHEVPSSDDFRAAVEAGLGWGLLPETQARAALDDARLVRLGRSVTRVALYWQRWKLDSPLLDRLSGTLQTHAPR; encoded by the coding sequence ATGTTTCTGCACGACGTGAAGGAATGCTTAACTGGCGCGGTGGACCTCTCCCCCGCCCAGCTCGCCGCCCTGGTCGCGATCGCCGACACCGGCTCGTTCGAGGCCGCCGCCGCGCGGCTCCACGTGACGCCGAGCGCGGTCAGCCAGCGGATCCGTGCCCTCGAGAGCTCGGTCGGACGCGTGCTCGTGGGCCGCGGCACGCCCTGTGTGCCCACGGATGCCGGAGCGGACCTCGTCCGCCTCGGCCGCCAGCTCGAACTGGTCTTCGCCGAGGCGTGGCACGAGGGCCCCACCGACCTCGCGCTGGCCGTCAATGCCGACTCGCTCGCCACGTGGTTCCGGCCCGTGCTCGCGGAGGTGGCCACGTGGGAGGGGGTCGCTCTGCGCCTGCGCGTGGAGGACGAGGGCCACAGCCACGACCTCCTGCGCCGCGGCGAGGTGGTGGCCGCGGTGACCAGCGACCCGTCCCCGGTCCAGGGCTGCTCGGTCACCCCGCTCGGCGCGATGCGCTACCTCCCGGTCGCTCATCCGCGCCTGCTCGGGCCCGGCGGACGTCCCGACTGGTCGGCCATGCCGATGGTGGTGTTCAACGCCAAGGACCGCCTCCAGCACGAGCAGCTGCGCCGGCACACCGACACCGATCCGGCGGTCGTCCACGAGGTCCCCTCGTCCGACGACTTCCGCGCAGCCGTCGAGGCCGGGCTCGGCTGGGGCCTGCTGCCCGAGACGCAGGCCCGAGCCGCCCTCGACGACGCCCGGCTCGTCCGGCTCGGCCGCTCGGTGACCCGGGTGGCGCTCTACTGGCAGCGCTGGAAGCTGGACTCCCCGCTGCTCGACCGGCTCAGTGGGACGCTGCAGACACACGCTCCTCGGTGA
- a CDS encoding transglutaminaseTgpA domain-containing protein, producing MRRERMEELTDTLVVLAATVILLGGFAPLFEGVRWAVVVLSLLVPVAAVTATVRMWAPTWATPAGALAAVVGLVWTFAPGTTILGLPTPSSLAELFDLLGEARTVIVEEVAPIVPPDPVVLLVAVSYLVIFVLADAVARQVWRVPLLGLLWATMLVVPSVIAMEMPPWWIFAGTAIAWLWLWWSESPHVGAIPSGAAALTGAGALAVALAVPVMGPDIEPTSSDFGVAESQVFGTGINPMIELGRNLRQQQPRRVLSYSTEGTTGEYLKVATLRQFNGRTWSPSPVQSDLDVEGVDDLDEEIETQEKTTSIRIESLQSSFLPVPYPATRIRGLEGDWQWLRDGSTVRGQNRTTTEDQTYTVTSLERLPTADQIRDAGYAGRSLDSYRSLPQEVPEIVTRLAREKAGNADNDYDRMVELQDWLRTEFSYSVRAPVEDGYDGNGLDVMAEFLRQQTGYCVHFASTLAVMGRVLDVPTRVAVGYAPGDSLLGRTVDGATFGVDSDDLHAWTEVYFRDIGWIAFDATPGIGEPTEFAEEIDTSGGSGEDSEVPEQQSREDRELNAQDDETAAQAQTSSGTPWRPALLAIATVAVLGAVPGVVRQLRRRRRWSAGQASSEPLWSEVSDTARDLGIGLDPSETPRGFAGRLETYGVGGTDLVDLVDQVERDRYAASAPGASRVDEAQRVVDSLRAASSRRARWWARLAPRSLLR from the coding sequence ATGAGGCGCGAGCGCATGGAGGAGCTGACCGACACGCTCGTCGTGCTGGCCGCCACGGTGATCCTGCTCGGTGGCTTCGCGCCGCTCTTCGAGGGTGTTCGGTGGGCCGTCGTCGTGCTGTCGCTGCTCGTGCCCGTCGCGGCCGTGACGGCGACGGTCCGGATGTGGGCGCCGACCTGGGCGACCCCCGCCGGCGCACTTGCGGCGGTGGTCGGGCTCGTCTGGACGTTCGCGCCCGGCACCACGATCCTCGGGCTGCCGACCCCGTCGTCGCTCGCCGAGCTCTTCGACCTGCTGGGCGAGGCCCGCACCGTGATCGTGGAGGAGGTCGCGCCCATCGTGCCGCCCGATCCGGTGGTCCTGCTCGTGGCGGTGTCCTACCTGGTGATCTTCGTGCTGGCCGACGCGGTGGCGCGGCAGGTGTGGCGGGTGCCGCTGCTCGGTCTGCTCTGGGCGACGATGCTCGTGGTGCCCAGCGTCATCGCGATGGAGATGCCGCCGTGGTGGATCTTCGCGGGCACCGCGATCGCGTGGCTGTGGCTGTGGTGGTCGGAGTCCCCGCACGTGGGCGCCATCCCCAGCGGTGCCGCCGCGCTCACGGGCGCCGGGGCGCTGGCCGTGGCGCTCGCGGTCCCGGTGATGGGCCCGGACATCGAGCCCACGTCGAGCGACTTCGGGGTGGCCGAGAGCCAGGTGTTCGGCACCGGCATCAACCCGATGATCGAGCTGGGCCGCAACCTGCGCCAGCAGCAGCCGCGGCGGGTGCTGTCGTACTCGACCGAGGGCACGACGGGGGAGTACCTCAAGGTCGCCACGCTGCGGCAGTTCAACGGCCGCACCTGGAGCCCGAGTCCCGTGCAGAGCGACCTCGACGTGGAGGGCGTCGACGACCTCGACGAGGAGATCGAGACGCAGGAGAAGACGACGAGCATCCGCATCGAGAGCCTGCAGTCGAGCTTCCTGCCCGTGCCGTACCCGGCCACGCGGATCCGTGGGCTCGAGGGTGACTGGCAGTGGCTCCGCGACGGCAGCACCGTGCGCGGCCAGAACCGGACGACCACCGAGGACCAGACCTACACCGTCACCAGCCTGGAACGGCTCCCCACCGCCGACCAGATCCGTGACGCGGGCTACGCGGGCCGCTCCCTCGACTCCTACCGCTCGCTGCCGCAGGAGGTGCCCGAGATCGTCACGCGGCTCGCGCGCGAGAAGGCGGGCAACGCCGACAACGACTACGACCGGATGGTCGAGCTGCAGGACTGGCTCCGCACCGAGTTCTCGTACTCCGTGCGGGCGCCCGTGGAGGACGGCTACGACGGCAACGGCCTCGACGTGATGGCGGAGTTCCTGCGGCAGCAGACGGGCTACTGCGTGCACTTCGCCTCGACCCTCGCGGTGATGGGGCGCGTCCTCGACGTGCCCACGCGCGTCGCGGTCGGCTATGCACCCGGTGACAGCCTGCTCGGCCGCACCGTGGACGGCGCCACGTTCGGCGTCGACTCCGACGACCTGCACGCCTGGACCGAGGTCTACTTCCGTGACATCGGCTGGATCGCGTTCGACGCCACCCCCGGCATCGGCGAGCCGACCGAGTTCGCCGAGGAGATCGACACGTCGGGTGGCTCGGGCGAGGACTCCGAGGTGCCCGAGCAGCAGTCGCGCGAGGACCGTGAGCTGAACGCCCAGGACGACGAGACCGCGGCGCAGGCGCAGACGAGCAGCGGCACCCCGTGGCGGCCCGCCCTGCTCGCCATCGCCACGGTCGCGGTGCTCGGCGCGGTGCCCGGCGTCGTGCGCCAGCTCCGTCGCCGGCGTCGCTGGAGTGCCGGTCAGGCGTCGAGCGAGCCGCTGTGGAGCGAGGTCTCCGACACCGCGCGCGACCTCGGCATCGGACTGGATCCCTCCGAGACTCCCCGCGGGTTCGCCGGGCGGCTCGAGACGTACGGCGTCGGCGGCACCGACCTCGTCGACCTGGTGGACCAGGTGGAGCGCGACCGCTACGCCGCGAGCGCGCCCGGGGCGTCGCGTGTGGACGAGGCGCAGCGGGTGGTCGACTCGCTCCGGGCGGCCAGCAGCCGGCGCGCCCGGTGGTGGGCCCGGCTCGCCCCGCGCTCGCTGCTCAGGTGA
- a CDS encoding glutathione S-transferase C-terminal domain-containing protein, with the protein MPDDAHATTGSYVKAGAAFDRDMNYIPDRITRTGGAPLDDRAGAGKPPVEDAPTWPVEPGRYRLVAAKACPWATRALIVRDLLGLQDVLSAGLPGPTHDSRSWTFDLDPGGVDPVLGIERLQQAYFARYPDYPRGITVPAIVEIASGQVVTNDFPWITHDLFFEWRDHHSPDAPDLWPADVRDEMEEVMQRVFTEVNNGVYRCGFAGSQEAYEAAYDRLWATMDWLEDRLKDRRYLMGESITEADVRLFTTLARFDAVYHGHFKCNRNQLTEMPNLWRYARDLYAHPAFGGNTDFEQIKQHYYVVQTDINPTQIVPKGPDTSVWG; encoded by the coding sequence ATGCCCGACGACGCGCACGCCACGACCGGTTCGTACGTCAAGGCCGGAGCTGCCTTCGACCGCGACATGAACTACATCCCCGACCGCATCACGCGCACCGGCGGAGCGCCGCTGGACGACCGCGCCGGCGCCGGGAAGCCGCCGGTGGAGGACGCGCCGACGTGGCCCGTCGAGCCGGGCCGCTACCGCCTGGTCGCGGCCAAGGCGTGCCCGTGGGCGACGCGCGCGCTGATCGTGCGCGACCTGCTCGGCCTGCAGGACGTCCTCAGCGCCGGGCTGCCCGGGCCCACCCACGATTCCCGGAGCTGGACCTTCGACCTCGACCCCGGGGGCGTCGACCCGGTCCTGGGCATCGAGCGTCTCCAGCAGGCGTACTTCGCCCGCTACCCCGACTACCCACGCGGCATCACGGTGCCCGCGATCGTCGAGATCGCCTCGGGCCAGGTCGTCACGAACGACTTCCCGTGGATCACGCACGACCTGTTCTTCGAGTGGCGCGACCACCACTCCCCCGACGCGCCCGACCTGTGGCCCGCCGACGTCCGCGACGAGATGGAGGAGGTCATGCAGCGGGTGTTCACCGAGGTGAACAACGGCGTCTACCGCTGCGGCTTCGCCGGCTCGCAGGAGGCGTACGAGGCGGCCTACGACCGGCTGTGGGCCACGATGGACTGGCTGGAGGACCGCCTGAAGGACCGCCGCTACCTCATGGGCGAGTCGATCACCGAGGCCGACGTGCGCCTGTTCACGACGCTGGCGCGGTTCGACGCGGTCTACCACGGTCACTTCAAGTGCAACCGGAACCAGCTCACGGAGATGCCGAACCTGTGGCGGTACGCGCGCGACCTCTACGCGCACCCCGCGTTCGGCGGCAACACCGACTTCGAGCAGATCAAGCAGCACTACTACGTGGTGCAGACGGACATCAACCCCACGCAGATCGTGCCGAAGGGGCCGGACACCTCCGTCTGGGGCTGA
- a CDS encoding flavodoxin family protein → MPRLLVVQHCPTPRLAELGDAVLAGARDDAIEGVEVVVRAALDATVEDVLSADGFVLGTSANLGYISGALKHFFDTVYNDVREPTAKRPFSYWIRGGYDTIGAERAMESITTGLQWSLAAPPLVFTGDIEPHLEEATELGGTLAALLM, encoded by the coding sequence ATGCCCCGCCTCCTTGTCGTCCAGCACTGCCCCACCCCTCGCCTGGCCGAGCTCGGCGACGCCGTGCTCGCCGGCGCGCGCGATGACGCGATCGAGGGAGTCGAGGTCGTCGTGCGGGCGGCCCTGGACGCCACCGTCGAGGACGTGCTCTCCGCGGACGGCTTCGTCCTCGGCACCTCGGCCAACCTGGGCTACATCTCGGGCGCGCTCAAGCACTTCTTCGACACCGTCTACAACGACGTGCGTGAGCCCACCGCGAAGCGGCCCTTCTCGTACTGGATCCGTGGCGGCTACGACACGATCGGCGCCGAGCGCGCCATGGAGTCGATCACGACGGGCCTGCAGTGGTCACTCGCGGCGCCGCCCCTGGTCTTCACCGGCGACATCGAGCCGCACCTGGAGGAGGCCACCGAGCTCGGCGGCACGCTCGCGGCGCTGCTCATGTGA